A stretch of the Malus domestica chromosome 08, GDT2T_hap1 genome encodes the following:
- the LOC139198167 gene encoding kinetochore protein NUF2 homolog, which produces MEEEIAELGLGCGSVNSKEEDVAVTIAGLREKSRSRRTKHDQEQQDTIKIKNTINGSKKMKRCREKQEKRIEEETSETKMNILTQVVDQLTDTDERRKGWEDKISQLNAEIADYNEAREKKLPLVQEVDAKVKELHQTVSGLNNQQKSLRTSRQKLKEKIGEIEEKIK; this is translated from the exons ATGGAGGAAGAAATCGCAGAATTAGGGTTAGGATGTGGATCGGTGAACTCGAAGGAAGAAGATGTAGCAGTCACCATAGCTGGATTGAGAGAGAAATCACGATCGAGAAGAACAAAGCACGATCAAGAACAACAAGACACGATCAAGATCAAGAACACGATCAATGGATCGAAGAAGATGAAGCGGTGCAGAGAGAAGCAGGAAAAGAGGATCGAAGAGGAGACGTC AGAAACAAAAATGAATATCCTTACCCAAGTCGTGGATCAATTAACTGACACAGATGAGCGACGCAAAGGATGGGAGGATAAGATTTCCCAG TTGAATGCAGAGATTGCGGACTACAATGAAGCAAGAGAAAAGAAGTTGCCTCTTGTTCAGGAGGTAGATGCAAAAGTTAAAGAATTGCACCAAACCGTTTCAGGCCTTAACAATCAGCAAAAGTCACTGAGAACTTCTCGTCAGAAGTTGAAGGAGAAGATCGGAGAAATAGAGGAAAAG ATTAAGTAA
- the LOC139197955 gene encoding kinetochore protein NUF2 homolog gives MSKFEYPKFTCSDIVTILADAHIVAISDRDLVNPNPDFVADLYTRILVSLDFFHEEDFGQVEFSALEQLQNPDFHMDSARTMKLCNRIKEVVALVDCQRDLP, from the exons ATGTCGAAGTTTGAGTACCCGAAGTTTACTTGCTCCGACATCGTCACAATCCTCGCCGACGCTCACATCGTCGCTATTTCCGACCGCGATCTCGTCAACCCCAACCCGGATTTCGTCGCCGACCTCTACACCCGCATCCTCGTCTCCCTCGACTTCTTCCACGA GGAAGATTTTGGGCAGGTTGAGTTTTCGGCCTTGGAGCAGCTCCAGAACCCTGATTTTCACATGGACTCGGCCCGGACCATGAAGCTATGCAACAGAATCAAGGAAGTGGTGGCTTTAGTAGATTGTCAAAGAGATTTACCTTAA